A single Paratractidigestivibacter faecalis DNA region contains:
- a CDS encoding tyrosine recombinase XerC has product MREVGRQEAGLAPEASSYLVHLTRSGTLSENTLRAYFEDIRCLCRWLHGHGFCVSDLDHARLRSYLGDLVRAGYSERTVNRRLSCTRGLLLWLSREGVAVGSGVGAIPGRKLSSRLPRTMSDADAARLIDSCDGTSKGVRDRALLELLYATGARISEASALDVRDVDLAQGQVRLFGKGSKERVVPLYHSAAQAVGEYLEASRPRLLRPGGEKDALFLSSRGRRMSAAALRDAFEAHVAAAGLDPALTPHAMRHTFATELLGGGADLRSVQELLGHESLSTTQIYTHLSVEGLKDAARLAHPRSGNAK; this is encoded by the coding sequence GTGAGGGAGGTTGGCCGTCAAGAGGCGGGGCTTGCCCCGGAGGCGTCCAGCTACCTCGTCCATCTGACGCGCTCGGGCACGCTCTCGGAGAACACGCTGAGGGCCTACTTCGAGGACATCCGCTGTCTCTGCCGCTGGCTTCACGGGCACGGCTTCTGCGTCTCCGACCTCGACCACGCACGGCTGAGGTCCTACCTGGGAGACCTCGTGCGGGCGGGCTACTCCGAGAGGACGGTCAACCGCCGCCTGTCCTGCACCCGAGGGCTTCTCCTCTGGCTTTCGCGCGAGGGGGTGGCCGTGGGCTCCGGCGTGGGGGCAATACCGGGAAGAAAGCTCTCCTCGCGCCTGCCGAGGACCATGTCGGACGCCGACGCGGCCCGCCTCATAGACTCCTGCGACGGGACCTCCAAGGGCGTGCGCGACCGGGCGCTCCTCGAGCTCCTCTACGCCACGGGCGCCCGAATCTCCGAGGCCTCCGCCCTTGACGTCCGCGACGTCGACCTGGCGCAGGGGCAGGTGAGGCTCTTTGGCAAGGGCTCCAAGGAGCGCGTCGTCCCCCTCTACCACTCCGCCGCCCAGGCGGTGGGGGAGTACCTCGAGGCGTCGCGCCCCCGCCTGCTGCGTCCCGGCGGCGAGAAGGACGCGCTCTTCCTGTCTTCCCGCGGCCGGCGGATGAGCGCGGCCGCGCTGAGGGACGCCTTCGAGGCGCACGTGGCGGCCGCCGGGCTCGACCCGGCCCTCACGCCCCACGCGATGAGGCACACCTTTGCCACCGAGCTTCTGGGCGGTGGGGCCGATCTCAGGAGCGTGCAGGAGCTTCTGGGTCACGAGAGCCTCTCAACGACGCAGATCTACACGCACCTTTCCGTGGAGGGCCTGAAGGACGCGGCGCGCCTTGCCCACCCGCGCTCCGGCAACGCCAAATGA
- the trmFO gene encoding methylenetetrahydrofolate--tRNA-(uracil(54)-C(5))-methyltransferase (FADH(2)-oxidizing) TrmFO, with product MEGLVTVVGAGLAGSECALQLARRGVRVRLFEQRPASASPAHHTDRFAELVCSNSLKSTKPETAAGLLKTELSKMGCVLLDVARQTSVPAGGALAVNRDEFSAEVTRLVEGEPFIEVVREEVRQIPEGPCVIAAGPLCSDALFQAVSAAVGTDSMSFFDAAAPIVDADSLDREVIFEQSRYEETGSGDYLNCPMNKEEYDAFLEALLSAERVIAREFEQSDLFCACQPVEEVARTGYKSLCFGALKPVGLTDPRTGRRPWAAVQLRAENAAHTAYNLVGFQTNLTWPEQRRVFRLIPGLGKAEFLRYGVMHRNSFVDAPHALDATFGIPGTRARLAGQITGTEGYVEAIASGLLAALNTYADLVGVDHVALPATGALGSLVAYATDPATKDYQPMHVNYGIVPPIELAGRVSKTQKREALAARAATDLDAYLATRPELFSL from the coding sequence ATGGAGGGGCTCGTTACGGTCGTCGGGGCGGGCCTCGCAGGCTCCGAGTGCGCCCTTCAGCTTGCGAGGAGGGGCGTGCGCGTCCGGCTCTTCGAGCAGAGGCCGGCCTCGGCCTCGCCCGCCCACCACACCGACCGCTTTGCCGAGCTCGTGTGCTCCAACTCGCTGAAGTCCACCAAGCCGGAGACGGCCGCCGGCCTCCTCAAGACCGAGCTCTCCAAGATGGGGTGCGTGCTCCTGGACGTTGCCCGGCAGACGAGCGTGCCCGCCGGAGGGGCGCTTGCCGTCAACCGCGATGAGTTCTCTGCCGAGGTGACCCGCCTCGTGGAGGGCGAGCCGTTCATCGAGGTGGTCCGCGAGGAGGTGCGGCAGATTCCCGAGGGACCCTGCGTCATCGCGGCCGGCCCCCTCTGCTCCGACGCGCTCTTCCAGGCGGTCTCCGCGGCCGTGGGAACGGACTCCATGTCGTTCTTTGACGCCGCCGCACCCATCGTCGACGCGGACTCGCTCGACCGCGAGGTGATCTTCGAACAGTCCCGCTACGAGGAGACCGGGTCTGGAGACTACCTCAACTGCCCCATGAATAAGGAAGAGTACGACGCCTTCCTTGAGGCGCTTCTCTCCGCCGAGCGCGTCATCGCCCGCGAGTTCGAGCAGTCCGACCTCTTCTGCGCCTGCCAGCCCGTGGAGGAGGTCGCCCGCACGGGATACAAGTCCCTCTGCTTCGGCGCGCTGAAGCCCGTGGGCCTCACCGACCCCAGGACCGGCAGGCGCCCCTGGGCCGCCGTCCAGCTCAGGGCCGAGAACGCCGCACACACCGCCTACAACCTCGTCGGCTTCCAGACAAACCTCACCTGGCCGGAGCAGCGCCGCGTCTTCCGGCTGATTCCGGGCCTTGGGAAGGCGGAGTTCCTCCGCTACGGCGTCATGCACCGCAACTCCTTCGTGGACGCGCCCCACGCGCTTGACGCCACCTTCGGCATCCCGGGGACGCGCGCCCGCCTCGCCGGCCAGATCACGGGCACCGAGGGCTACGTGGAGGCCATCGCCTCCGGGCTTCTGGCCGCGCTCAACACCTACGCGGACCTCGTCGGCGTGGACCACGTGGCCCTTCCCGCAACGGGCGCGCTGGGCTCCCTGGTTGCCTACGCCACGGACCCGGCCACCAAGGACTACCAGCCCATGCACGTCAACTACGGCATCGTGCCCCCCATCGAGCTTGCCGGGAGGGTCTCCAAGACCCAGAAGCGAGAGGCCCTGGCGGCCCGCGCGGCCACGGACCTGGACGCCTACCTCGCCACGCGGCCGGAGCTCTTCTCGCTGTGA
- a CDS encoding DNA-processing protein DprA, with translation MVRLNGPRWELELGGEGYPQSLVELQNPPEVLRGIGDREVLSGPCLAVIGARRATPYGIAVAELAGRVAAECGVTVVSGGAMGCDYAAGMAAAAAGGRTIVVAGTGADVPYPASSTPVFQAAVDSGAVVSLERWGQTPRRYAFPRRNAVVAALCKVLVITEAGQVSGTMSTADAALELGRTLYAIPGSIFSPNSSGTNRLAAEGARIIPDEASLELAISMDFGVARFCSQGERPAAGPVLSALVACPSRPDELAARLNEDVLTLLRTLTDHEARGLVERLPDGRYSPTKEYLLGQNG, from the coding sequence ATGGTTCGATTGAATGGTCCCAGATGGGAGCTCGAACTGGGAGGGGAGGGGTATCCCCAGAGCCTCGTCGAGCTCCAGAACCCTCCGGAGGTCCTGCGGGGCATCGGAGACAGGGAGGTGCTGTCCGGCCCCTGCCTTGCAGTCATCGGCGCCAGGCGGGCGACGCCCTACGGGATAGCCGTGGCCGAGCTCGCCGGCAGGGTGGCGGCCGAGTGCGGGGTCACCGTGGTCTCGGGAGGGGCCATGGGCTGCGACTACGCCGCGGGAATGGCGGCCGCCGCCGCAGGCGGCAGGACCATCGTCGTGGCGGGCACGGGCGCCGACGTCCCCTATCCGGCGTCTTCCACGCCGGTCTTCCAGGCGGCGGTGGACTCTGGCGCCGTGGTCTCGCTCGAGCGCTGGGGCCAGACGCCGCGCAGGTACGCCTTCCCGCGCAGGAACGCGGTCGTGGCCGCGCTCTGCAAGGTCCTCGTCATCACCGAGGCCGGTCAGGTGTCGGGCACCATGTCGACGGCCGACGCGGCGCTCGAGCTTGGGCGAACGCTCTACGCAATCCCGGGCTCGATCTTCTCGCCAAACTCCTCGGGAACAAACCGGCTGGCCGCCGAGGGCGCGCGAATCATTCCGGATGAGGCGTCGCTGGAGCTTGCGATCTCGATGGACTTTGGCGTCGCGCGGTTCTGCTCTCAGGGGGAGAGGCCCGCCGCCGGCCCCGTGCTCTCGGCCCTCGTCGCATGCCCCTCTCGGCCCGACGAGCTCGCGGCGCGCCTCAACGAGGACGTCCTCACCCTCCTGAGGACCCTGACGGACCACGAGGCGCGAGGTCTTGTGGAGCGTTTGCCCGACGGCCGATACTCGCCGACCAAGGAGTACCTCTTGGGGCAAAATGGTTGA